The following proteins come from a genomic window of Acinetobacter sp. SAAs474:
- the rph gene encoding ribonuclease PH, with protein sequence MRIDQRSLDQLRDVKITRNYTRYAEGSVLVEFGHTKVLCTASIDHSVPRFLKGQGQGWVTAEYGMLPRSTHTRSDREAARGKQSGRTQEIQRLIGRSLRAMVDLKKLGENTITIDCDVIQADGGTRTAAITGAAVALIDAMNVLLEKKKIKHDPLKGLVAAISVGMYQDEVLLDLCYEEDSNCQTDLNVVMTQAGEFIEIQGTAEDKPFTRTQCNAMLELAEKGIQQLIQKQQQALGW encoded by the coding sequence ATGCGTATTGACCAACGTAGTTTAGATCAATTACGAGATGTAAAAATTACTCGTAACTATACACGTTATGCAGAGGGGTCAGTGTTGGTCGAGTTTGGTCATACCAAAGTCTTGTGTACTGCAAGTATTGACCATTCAGTACCACGGTTTTTAAAAGGTCAAGGACAAGGTTGGGTAACAGCAGAATATGGTATGTTGCCACGTTCTACACATACCCGTAGTGATCGTGAAGCTGCACGTGGTAAACAAAGTGGTCGGACGCAAGAAATTCAACGTTTAATTGGACGTAGTTTACGTGCGATGGTTGATCTTAAAAAGCTGGGTGAAAATACCATTACCATTGATTGTGATGTGATTCAAGCTGATGGTGGTACACGTACAGCCGCAATTACGGGCGCAGCAGTGGCTTTAATCGATGCAATGAATGTACTATTGGAAAAAAAGAAAATTAAACATGATCCGCTCAAAGGTTTAGTGGCTGCAATTTCAGTAGGAATGTATCAAGATGAGGTGTTATTGGATCTTTGTTATGAAGAAGATTCAAACTGTCAAACCGATTTGAATGTTGTGATGACACAAGCAGGCGAATTTATTGAAATTCAAGGTACTGCTGAAGATAAACCCTTTACACGTACACAGTGTAATGCCATGTTAGAATTGGCAGAAAAGGGAATTCAGCAATTGATTCAAAAACAGCAGCAAGCGCTGGGTTGGTAA
- a CDS encoding transposase: MKTLKIRIKDKHVKALNQLASEVNFVWNYVNDLSFKHLKRKGEFLSAYDIAKYTKGTSKECNLHSQTVQAVTEELVIRRKQFKKAKLNWRVSNKKSARRSLGWIPFKKSAIRYADGFIQYGKTQFKLWDSYGLSKYTIKTGSFVEDSRGRWYVCLVVDSPKQDKPSATATKSIGIDLGLKDVATCSDGTVTSNPKFYRKYEQKLGLAQRAKNKKRVRALHAKIANCRKDHLHKASTKLVKENALIVVGNLSAKKLVKTKMAKSVLDTGFSAFKTMLKYKCENAGVLFEEVNESFTTQICSCCQKISGNSPKGRADLGVRVWKCECGSINQRDLNSAKNILALGHKRLVVGISVL, translated from the coding sequence ATGAAAACTCTTAAAATCCGCATAAAAGACAAACACGTTAAGGCACTTAATCAATTAGCGTCAGAGGTTAATTTTGTCTGGAATTATGTAAATGATTTGAGTTTTAAGCATTTAAAAAGAAAAGGTGAGTTTCTTTCTGCATACGATATTGCTAAGTACACAAAAGGCACATCAAAAGAATGCAATCTTCATAGTCAAACAGTGCAAGCTGTTACAGAAGAATTAGTTATACGCCGTAAACAATTTAAAAAAGCTAAATTAAATTGGCGTGTTAGTAATAAAAAATCGGCCAGACGTTCTTTAGGATGGATACCTTTTAAAAAGTCCGCTATTCGATATGCCGATGGTTTTATTCAATATGGTAAAACTCAATTCAAACTATGGGATAGCTACGGATTAAGTAAGTACACAATTAAAACTGGATCGTTTGTAGAAGATAGCCGTGGGCGTTGGTACGTGTGCCTTGTTGTTGACTCACCTAAACAAGATAAACCAAGTGCAACTGCAACTAAATCAATTGGTATTGATCTAGGCTTAAAGGATGTTGCTACCTGTTCTGATGGTACAGTGACTTCAAACCCTAAATTCTATCGAAAATATGAGCAGAAATTAGGTCTTGCTCAACGAGCAAAGAATAAAAAACGTGTACGTGCATTACACGCCAAAATTGCAAATTGTCGTAAAGACCACTTGCATAAAGCAAGCACAAAGCTTGTTAAAGAAAATGCACTCATTGTTGTTGGCAACCTGAGTGCTAAAAAACTTGTAAAAACTAAAATGGCTAAATCTGTTTTAGATACAGGGTTTTCAGCATTCAAAACAATGCTCAAGTATAAATGCGAGAACGCGGGAGTATTGTTTGAAGAAGTAAATGAAAGTTTCACAACCCAGATTTGTTCATGCTGTCAGAAAATATCTGGCAATAGTCCGAAAGGTAGGGCGGATCTTGGAGTAAGAGTATGGAAATGTGAATGCGGTAGCATAAATCAACGCGATTTAAACTCCGCAAAAAACATACTTGCGCTTGGACATAAGCGTCTAGTTGTAGGAATCTCCGTCCTTTAG
- a CDS encoding thiol:disulfide interchange protein DsbA/DsbL, whose protein sequence is MKTFFLGGLATTMLALSSGVMAANFVAGQDYTVLANPGKVEVPGKIEVREFFWYGCGHCYKLEPHMQAWLKKKPADVHFVRTPAAMNPVWESGARAYYVTEALGVRRNTHLPLFHAIHEQGQQIFDQKSQAKFLVKYGIPEAKFNSMYNSFPITAKITQSNQLARQYQLTGVPAVVVNGKYVVQGETDKVPQVVNYLIEKERKAKK, encoded by the coding sequence ATGAAAACATTCTTTTTAGGTGGTTTAGCGACTACGATGTTAGCACTCTCTAGTGGTGTCATGGCAGCGAATTTTGTTGCAGGACAAGATTACACTGTTTTAGCGAATCCTGGTAAAGTTGAAGTACCTGGTAAAATTGAAGTACGAGAATTTTTTTGGTATGGCTGCGGACATTGCTATAAATTAGAACCACATATGCAAGCATGGTTGAAAAAAAAACCAGCTGATGTCCATTTTGTGAGAACACCTGCTGCGATGAATCCAGTATGGGAATCTGGTGCACGTGCTTATTATGTTACAGAAGCATTAGGTGTTCGTCGTAATACACATTTACCATTATTTCATGCAATTCATGAACAAGGTCAGCAAATTTTTGATCAAAAATCACAAGCAAAATTTTTAGTCAAATATGGTATTCCTGAAGCTAAATTTAATAGCATGTATAATTCTTTTCCAATCACAGCCAAAATTACACAGTCCAATCAATTGGCACGTCAATATCAGCTAACAGGCGTTCCTGCAGTGGTTGTGAATGGAAAATATGTGGTACAAGGCGAAACGGATAAAGTGCCTCAAGTTGTTAATTATTTAATTGAAAAAGAAAGAAAAGCTAAAAAATAA
- the ubiG gene encoding bifunctional 2-polyprenyl-6-hydroxyphenol methylase/3-demethylubiquinol 3-O-methyltransferase UbiG — translation MSQLNVDPQEIAKFEAFAAIWWDQHSEFRPLHMINPLRLNWIDEHSGGIHGKKILDVGCGGGILAESMARRGADVLGIDMGEAPLRVARLHAEQENVHNIAYRQIPVESLADEQAGQYDIVTCMEMLEHVPNPASIIQACYQLVKPGGHVFFSTINRNPKSYLFAIIGAEYILRMLAKGTHDYHKFIKPSELAHDIREAGLQLKEMTGLHYNPLTKRYWLAPNVDVNYMVHTIKAGL, via the coding sequence ATGTCGCAGTTGAATGTTGATCCACAAGAAATTGCCAAATTTGAAGCATTTGCAGCCATATGGTGGGATCAGCATTCTGAGTTCCGTCCATTGCATATGATTAATCCTTTACGTCTAAATTGGATTGATGAACATAGCGGTGGTATTCACGGTAAGAAAATTCTAGATGTTGGCTGTGGCGGTGGAATTCTAGCTGAAAGTATGGCACGACGTGGAGCAGATGTACTGGGTATTGATATGGGAGAAGCACCATTACGTGTAGCACGTTTACATGCAGAACAAGAAAACGTACATAACATTGCGTATCGTCAAATTCCTGTAGAAAGCTTAGCTGATGAACAAGCAGGACAATACGATATTGTCACCTGTATGGAAATGTTAGAACACGTACCTAATCCTGCTTCCATTATTCAAGCATGTTATCAGTTGGTTAAGCCCGGTGGTCATGTCTTTTTTTCAACAATTAATCGTAATCCTAAATCGTATTTATTTGCCATTATCGGTGCAGAATATATACTCCGTATGTTAGCCAAAGGAACGCACGATTATCATAAATTTATTAAGCCCTCAGAACTTGCTCATGATATTCGTGAAGCGGGTTTACAACTGAAAGAGATGACAGGTTTACATTATAATCCTCTCACCAAACGTTACTGGTTAGCCCCAAATGTCGATGTAAACTATATGGTTCATACCATAAAAGCAGGTCTTTAA
- a CDS encoding FKBP-type peptidyl-prolyl cis-trans isomerase: MKLSMTVVCLALCSTGLAAKTINSQSPFEDKVSYSFGYVIGHSNAEALKNIDLDSFIKGLKTATTDQPAALSDEEMAKTLNEFKQRNDAKQLIEQQKLAAINAQAGQKFLTENAQKSDIRVTKSGLQYQILAPGTGKKPTATSKVKVNYEGRLLDGTVFDSSIARQHPVEFQVNQVIDGWKEGLPLMKEGAKYRFFIPAKLAYGEIGAGDAIQPNSTLIFDIDLLEVK, encoded by the coding sequence ATGAAATTATCTATGACCGTTGTATGTCTTGCACTGTGCAGCACAGGATTAGCTGCAAAAACGATTAATAGCCAAAGTCCATTTGAAGATAAAGTTAGCTATAGCTTTGGTTATGTAATTGGACATAGCAATGCTGAAGCACTTAAAAATATTGATTTAGACTCATTCATCAAAGGATTAAAAACAGCAACAACAGATCAGCCGGCTGCTTTATCTGATGAAGAAATGGCAAAGACATTGAATGAGTTTAAACAGCGTAATGATGCTAAGCAACTGATTGAACAACAAAAACTTGCAGCTATAAATGCACAAGCAGGTCAAAAGTTCTTAACAGAAAATGCGCAGAAATCAGATATACGTGTGACCAAATCAGGATTACAGTACCAAATTTTAGCACCAGGTACAGGTAAAAAACCAACCGCAACCTCTAAAGTTAAAGTCAATTATGAAGGACGTTTACTTGACGGTACGGTATTTGATAGTTCAATTGCACGCCAACATCCTGTTGAGTTTCAAGTCAATCAAGTCATTGATGGATGGAAAGAAGGTCTACCATTAATGAAAGAAGGTGCAAAATATCGATTCTTTATCCCTGCAAAACTGGCCTATGGAGAGATTGGTGCTGGTGATGCAATTCAACCCAATAGTACCCTTATTTTTGATATCGACCTATTAGAAGTTAAATAG
- the ampD gene encoding 1,6-anhydro-N-acetylmuramyl-L-alanine amidase AmpD, producing MQRHSPFRVVEGQLSGAQLIPSPNFNQRPNDTEIELIVLHNISLPPSQFGGGYIQQFFQNQLDWNIHPYFKTIEGMQVSAHLLILRTGDVLQFVNFADRAWHAGRSIYLGKNECNDYSIGIELEGSDDLDFTMIQYQKLAEVVVVLQEKYPKIQQHIAGHSDIAPGRKTDPGPFFNWMKFRNLLKQLKNQSTDQLLND from the coding sequence ATGCAAAGACACTCTCCCTTTCGGGTGGTAGAAGGGCAATTATCTGGCGCACAACTGATTCCATCACCTAATTTTAATCAGCGTCCGAATGATACAGAAATTGAGTTGATTGTTTTACATAATATCAGTTTGCCACCTTCACAATTTGGTGGAGGATATATTCAACAATTTTTTCAAAATCAATTAGATTGGAATATACATCCTTATTTTAAAACGATTGAAGGTATGCAGGTTTCTGCACATTTATTAATTTTAAGAACTGGTGATGTATTGCAGTTTGTTAACTTTGCAGATCGTGCATGGCATGCGGGTCGTTCAATTTATCTTGGAAAAAATGAGTGTAATGATTATTCAATTGGTATTGAGTTAGAGGGCAGTGATGATTTAGATTTTACAATGATACAATATCAAAAATTAGCAGAAGTTGTTGTGGTTTTACAAGAAAAATATCCAAAAATTCAACAGCATATAGCAGGACATTCAGATATTGCACCTGGAAGAAAAACAGATCCTGGGCCTTTTTTTAACTGGATGAAGTTTAGAAATTTACTCAAACAATTAAAAAACCAATCAACAGATCAATTGTTGAATGATTAA
- the murJ gene encoding murein biosynthesis integral membrane protein MurJ, whose product MITMALWRSTVIVSALTMLSRVLGLVRDVVLLNVFGAGKDFDTFVVAFRIPNFFRRLFAEGAFSQAFIPVLTEYKTTRIHAEVQILISRVFGCLSAFMTLLTMLAMIAAPVIIYIYAPGFNHDAAKFTMATEMFRLTIPYLLFMSLTAFASSILNSYGSFALPAFAPVLLNAAMIAAALWLTPYMAEPIMALGWAVLIAGILQFAIQVPELWQRKLLIPPKIDFKHEGVQRILRLMLPALFGVSVTQINLLLNTIWASFMQDGAVSWLYSAERMTELPLGLIGVAISTVILPSLSAEYSQQDKTKFKGLMDWAAKVVVLVGVPSSIALFMLSTPIIQALFQRGQFTLEDTQMTALALQCMSAGVISFMLIKVFAPGFYAQQDMKTPVRVGLMAVAANAIFNVIFIGLFKLINWHADHMALAIASSGSALVNAGMLYFYLHKRNIFRFASHWKKLVLQFAIANMAMVLALWFALSHYNGEVSQWIRVLEVIGLCVVGVLTYAITLFIAGFRPRDLKPEA is encoded by the coding sequence GTGATTACGATGGCGCTGTGGCGATCGACCGTGATTGTAAGTGCATTGACCATGCTATCTCGCGTATTGGGTTTAGTACGTGATGTGGTCTTGCTGAATGTATTTGGTGCTGGTAAAGACTTTGATACTTTTGTTGTGGCTTTTCGTATTCCTAACTTCTTTAGGCGACTTTTTGCTGAAGGTGCATTTTCACAAGCATTTATTCCTGTATTAACTGAATATAAAACGACGAGAATACATGCTGAAGTCCAGATTCTGATCAGTCGTGTATTTGGTTGTTTAAGTGCCTTTATGACCTTATTAACGATGCTGGCCATGATTGCAGCACCTGTCATTATTTATATCTATGCACCTGGATTTAATCATGACGCGGCAAAATTTACCATGGCAACAGAAATGTTCCGTCTGACTATTCCATATTTACTCTTTATGTCATTAACTGCATTTGCCAGTAGTATTCTGAATAGTTATGGTTCATTTGCCCTTCCTGCATTTGCACCTGTTTTACTGAATGCTGCGATGATTGCTGCTGCACTCTGGCTCACTCCCTATATGGCTGAGCCGATTATGGCATTAGGTTGGGCAGTATTGATTGCAGGTATTTTACAATTTGCAATTCAAGTACCAGAGTTATGGCAGAGAAAATTACTTATACCACCCAAAATTGATTTTAAGCATGAAGGTGTACAACGTATTCTCCGGCTGATGTTACCTGCCTTATTTGGGGTATCTGTAACGCAAATTAATTTATTACTGAATACAATTTGGGCATCATTTATGCAAGATGGTGCAGTTTCGTGGTTGTATAGTGCTGAACGAATGACAGAACTACCATTAGGCTTAATTGGTGTAGCAATTAGTACGGTTATTTTACCATCACTTTCAGCAGAGTATTCACAGCAAGATAAAACTAAATTTAAAGGCTTAATGGATTGGGCTGCTAAAGTTGTGGTTCTAGTTGGTGTCCCGTCGAGTATTGCACTATTTATGCTTTCTACACCGATTATTCAAGCGTTATTTCAGCGTGGTCAATTTACCTTAGAAGATACACAAATGACGGCTTTAGCACTGCAATGTATGAGTGCTGGTGTGATTTCCTTTATGTTAATTAAAGTTTTTGCACCGGGTTTTTATGCACAGCAAGATATGAAAACTCCTGTTCGTGTTGGCTTAATGGCGGTCGCGGCAAACGCTATTTTTAACGTTATTTTTATTGGATTATTTAAGTTAATTAATTGGCATGCAGATCATATGGCATTAGCAATTGCATCGTCCGGATCTGCTTTAGTCAATGCGGGAATGCTTTATTTCTATTTACATAAACGTAATATTTTTCGTTTTGCCAGCCATTGGAAAAAATTAGTGCTTCAATTTGCGATTGCCAATATGGCAATGGTATTAGCATTATGGTTTGCTTTAAGCCATTATAATGGTGAAGTTTCACAATGGATTCGTGTATTAGAAGTGATCGGACTGTGTGTTGTTGGTGTATTGACCTATGCAATCACATTATTTATAGCGGGCTTCCGTCCTCGGGACCTAAAACCTGAAGCATAA
- the nadC gene encoding carboxylating nicotinate-nucleotide diphosphorylase — MNISPTLLNHAIAINVQQALQEDIGEGDITALLSPENERATATIISRENMILAGQPWVNALINAYDPDVEVIWLKNDGDLVTANETFLTLAGTARSLLTIERPALNFIQTLSAVATKTADYVQQLTGLNTQLLDTRKTLPGLRIAQKYAVAVGGGKNHRLGLFDAFLIKENHIMAAGGIAQAIAQAHQIAPNKPVEVEVETWDELNQALIAQADIIMLDNFSQQQMIDAVQHVAGRCKLEASGNITIDNLREVATTGVDYISMGVLTKDVKAIDLSMRFNSLAASQS, encoded by the coding sequence ATGAACATCTCACCTACTTTATTGAATCACGCCATTGCAATTAATGTTCAGCAAGCATTACAAGAAGATATTGGTGAAGGTGATATTACCGCATTACTGAGTCCAGAAAATGAACGAGCAACAGCCACAATTATCAGCCGCGAAAATATGATTCTGGCCGGTCAACCTTGGGTCAATGCACTCATCAACGCATATGATCCTGATGTAGAAGTGATTTGGCTCAAAAATGATGGGGATCTTGTTACAGCCAACGAAACTTTTTTAACACTTGCAGGTACGGCTCGTAGTCTTCTCACCATTGAACGCCCAGCATTAAATTTTATTCAAACATTGTCTGCTGTGGCTACAAAAACAGCAGATTATGTCCAGCAGTTAACGGGCCTAAATACACAATTATTAGATACACGTAAAACCTTACCAGGCCTAAGAATTGCACAAAAATATGCCGTTGCAGTAGGTGGTGGTAAAAATCATCGTTTGGGTTTATTCGATGCATTTTTAATTAAAGAAAACCACATTATGGCAGCAGGAGGAATTGCTCAAGCCATTGCTCAAGCACATCAAATTGCACCCAATAAACCTGTTGAAGTTGAAGTTGAAACATGGGATGAACTTAATCAGGCCTTAATAGCACAAGCCGATATTATTATGCTGGATAACTTTAGCCAGCAACAGATGATTGATGCCGTCCAACATGTTGCTGGTCGCTGTAAACTTGAAGCTTCAGGTAATATTACGATTGATAACTTACGTGAAGTGGCGACCACTGGTGTCGACTATATTTCAATGGGTGTGCTGACTAAAGATGTCAAGGCGATTGATTTATCTATGCGTTTTAATAGTTTAGCAGCTTCACAATCCTGA
- a CDS encoding YciK family oxidoreductase yields the protein MKFSHYQPRPDLLKDRIILITGASDGIGRAAAISYALHGATVVLHGRTLNKLEVIYDEIESLGAPQPAILPLQLSSASARDYELLVSTLQQQFGRLDGILHNAGILGERTDLMNYPAEIWDDVMAVNLRAPFVLTQALLPLLLASERASVVFASSGVGREVRENWGAYSVSKIAIEAVSLLFAKENQHPNIRFNCINPGATRTAMRAKAFPQEDPKILPTPESIMPAYLYLMGDDSLELNGQSIDAQD from the coding sequence ATGAAATTTTCACACTATCAGCCACGTCCAGATCTATTAAAAGATCGTATTATTCTGATTACAGGTGCCAGTGATGGTATCGGTCGTGCAGCTGCAATCAGCTATGCATTACATGGTGCTACAGTGGTTTTACATGGGCGTACCTTAAATAAGCTTGAAGTCATTTACGATGAAATTGAAAGTTTAGGTGCACCTCAACCAGCTATTTTACCATTACAGTTGTCAAGTGCTTCAGCACGTGACTATGAACTTTTGGTGAGTACACTACAACAGCAATTTGGACGTTTAGACGGTATTTTGCATAATGCTGGCATTTTAGGTGAACGTACCGATTTAATGAATTATCCTGCTGAAATATGGGATGATGTCATGGCTGTCAATTTACGTGCCCCATTTGTATTAACCCAAGCATTGCTTCCTTTACTGCTAGCGTCAGAACGTGCTTCAGTCGTTTTTGCAAGTTCGGGAGTAGGCCGTGAAGTACGTGAAAATTGGGGTGCCTACTCGGTATCTAAAATTGCAATTGAGGCTGTTAGTTTACTGTTTGCAAAAGAAAATCAGCATCCAAATATTCGTTTTAACTGTATTAATCCCGGTGCGACACGTACTGCCATGCGTGCTAAAGCATTTCCACAAGAAGATCCCAAAATTCTGCCAACACCTGAGTCAATTATGCCTGCCTATCTATACCTCATGGGGGATGACAGTCTAGAGCTGAATGGCCAAAGTATTGATGCTCAAGATTAA
- a CDS encoding FKBP-type peptidyl-prolyl cis-trans isomerase, translated as MSKALPIAVAIILGGAALVPVYYATQHPATQTTTVPANASSVEKISYALGYEVANQTPPELDINSFVTGVRAGHAKEKPAYTEEELQKAFEQFQKELQEKQATETKKVQSENNSFLEKNKTQPGVKTTASGLQYKITKEGTGKSPTPTSMVKVHYTGKLVDGKVFDSSVSRGEPIDFPLNQVIPGWTEGLQLMKEGGKATFYIPANLAYGPQGVPGTIPPNSTLIFDVELLQVK; from the coding sequence ATGAGTAAAGCCTTACCCATCGCTGTTGCTATCATTTTAGGCGGTGCTGCACTTGTTCCTGTTTATTATGCGACTCAACATCCAGCAACGCAAACAACAACAGTGCCTGCGAATGCATCGTCTGTTGAAAAAATTAGTTATGCTCTTGGCTATGAGGTTGCAAATCAAACACCTCCTGAATTAGACATCAATAGTTTTGTCACAGGTGTCCGTGCAGGCCATGCCAAAGAAAAACCGGCTTATACTGAAGAAGAACTACAAAAGGCTTTTGAACAATTCCAAAAAGAACTTCAAGAAAAACAAGCCACTGAAACTAAAAAAGTTCAGTCTGAAAATAATTCCTTCTTGGAAAAAAATAAAACTCAACCTGGCGTAAAAACAACAGCTTCAGGTTTACAGTATAAAATTACCAAAGAAGGCACAGGTAAATCACCGACTCCAACCTCAATGGTTAAAGTACACTACACTGGAAAATTGGTTGATGGTAAGGTTTTTGATAGTTCAGTATCACGTGGTGAACCGATTGACTTCCCATTAAATCAAGTTATTCCTGGCTGGACTGAAGGCTTACAATTAATGAAAGAAGGTGGTAAGGCAACATTTTATATTCCAGCCAATCTGGCTTATGGACCACAAGGTGTTCCAGGTACGATTCCACCAAATAGTACTCTTATTTTTGATGTTGAATTACTTCAAGTAAAATAA
- a CDS encoding HAD-IA family hydrolase has protein sequence MKAVLFDLDGTLIDTAADFIRIIQQMCREENRIVIPAEIIRSQVSEGAAAMVQLVYPELAQNDPTLLAHRQRFLDLYAANIAIDTTLFPGMSSLLAELEHQSIPWGIVTNKPRQLTERLLHALNLSSRCAVLVCPEDVSKTKPDPEPMLLAAQQLDLAAQQCIYIGDHPRDIDAGRSAHMFTILAAYGYLPLQHKDDLTAWHADCIVHNVTELHHKISSLITSV, from the coding sequence ATCAAAGCCGTATTATTTGACCTTGATGGAACATTAATTGATACCGCTGCTGATTTTATTCGTATTATTCAGCAAATGTGTCGAGAAGAAAATCGTATTGTTATCCCCGCTGAAATCATTCGTAGTCAAGTTTCCGAAGGTGCAGCAGCGATGGTACAGTTGGTTTATCCTGAACTGGCTCAAAACGATCCCACTTTGCTCGCGCATCGCCAACGCTTTTTAGATCTTTATGCTGCAAATATTGCGATTGATACAACCCTATTTCCAGGAATGTCATCACTACTTGCAGAACTAGAACATCAATCTATACCTTGGGGTATTGTCACCAATAAACCGCGTCAATTAACTGAACGACTGCTGCATGCTTTAAATCTGAGTTCACGTTGTGCAGTATTGGTCTGTCCAGAAGATGTGAGTAAAACTAAACCCGATCCTGAGCCGATGTTACTGGCGGCACAACAGCTTGATCTTGCTGCACAGCAATGTATTTATATTGGCGATCACCCAAGAGATATTGACGCAGGTCGATCTGCGCATATGTTCACCATTCTGGCAGCATATGGTTATTTACCATTACAACACAAAGATGACTTAACAGCATGGCATGCAGACTGTATAGTGCATAATGTGACTGAATTACATCACAAGATCAGTAGCTTAATTACATCCGTATAA
- a CDS encoding RcnB family protein, translating into MKMIKPTLILSLTALLATSAIAAPAYHATNDHHSSSQSHWDRNDARWHNNSHQHYKTIKPARDWRVGQTLPRQFNSRHYEVSYKDAARLYKPNRNQQWLKINGDYVLINERNAKIMRIIA; encoded by the coding sequence ATGAAGATGATCAAGCCCACCTTAATATTATCTTTAACAGCATTGCTTGCGACTTCCGCGATTGCTGCACCAGCATATCACGCTACCAATGATCATCATTCGTCATCCCAGTCACATTGGGATCGTAATGATGCAAGATGGCATAATAATTCTCATCAACATTATAAAACGATTAAACCCGCACGTGATTGGAGAGTCGGTCAAACCCTACCTCGTCAGTTTAATAGCAGACACTATGAGGTCAGTTATAAAGATGCTGCTCGATTATATAAACCCAATCGTAACCAACAATGGTTAAAAATTAATGGAGATTATGTCTTAATTAATGAACGCAATGCGAAAATTATGCGTATTATTGCTTAA
- a CDS encoding RcnB family protein, with amino-acid sequence MKNIFTILTISFSVLSISGISFAAPQDRKYENQYQRSYQPNNHNSHDNNDDQRFEKRRIREERGVKRLQQHQWQAGYVLPQHYRGNRYKVEYKEHNLQKPNNNEQWYKINNDYILVDPESNNIIKIINH; translated from the coding sequence ATGAAAAATATTTTTACTATTTTAACGATATCTTTCAGTGTGTTGAGCATAAGTGGGATTTCTTTTGCTGCACCCCAAGATCGAAAGTATGAGAATCAATATCAACGATCTTATCAACCTAACAATCACAATTCACATGATAACAATGATGATCAACGTTTTGAAAAACGTCGTATACGTGAGGAACGTGGCGTCAAACGTTTACAACAACATCAATGGCAAGCCGGTTATGTATTACCTCAACATTATCGAGGTAACCGTTATAAAGTGGAATATAAAGAACATAATTTACAAAAACCAAATAACAATGAGCAATGGTATAAAATCAATAATGACTATATTTTAGTTGATCCAGAAAGTAATAATATTATTAAAATTATCAATCATTAA
- a CDS encoding TetR family transcriptional regulator → MSIREERKLQSRQALLDTALLLSTSGRSFNSISLREITRHIGLVPTAFYRHFEKMDALALELVDQVSLHLKRIMHQIGQTYLYLPDAKTKNCLDLFFNAVDKNPELWIFLIAERWGGSEILRQSIARELDFLIEDFANDLHKIPGIQHIENQQDLNVLAQILINLSFNWAMTWIGYKRQFKGNILEQQQLAFKEQTIIQINLLFRGISNWNPPQQDENNML, encoded by the coding sequence ATGTCGATACGTGAAGAACGCAAACTTCAAAGTCGCCAAGCGCTTTTGGATACGGCATTGTTGCTCAGTACATCTGGACGTTCATTTAACAGCATTAGTCTCAGAGAAATTACCAGACATATTGGCCTAGTTCCTACCGCATTTTATCGTCATTTTGAAAAAATGGATGCTTTAGCCTTGGAGCTGGTCGATCAGGTTTCGCTACATTTAAAACGCATTATGCATCAAATAGGACAAACCTATTTATATTTGCCCGATGCTAAAACTAAAAATTGTCTCGACTTATTTTTTAACGCTGTTGATAAAAACCCAGAGTTATGGATTTTTCTCATTGCAGAACGTTGGGGAGGTTCAGAGATTTTAAGACAATCCATTGCAAGAGAATTGGACTTTTTAATTGAAGATTTTGCCAATGACCTACATAAAATTCCAGGTATTCAGCATATTGAAAATCAACAGGACTTAAATGTTTTGGCACAAATTCTGATTAACTTATCATTTAACTGGGCCATGACATGGATCGGTTATAAACGTCAATTTAAAGGCAATATATTAGAACAACAACAGCTTGCATTTAAAGAGCAGACGATTATTCAAATTAACTTACTCTTTCGTGGCATATCAAACTGGAATCCACCTCAGCAAGATGAAAATAACATGCTCTAA